One segment of Clostridium ljungdahlii DSM 13528 DNA contains the following:
- a CDS encoding 5-methyltetrahydrofolate--homocysteine methyltransferase produces MDVILDFDFKLNKDQVIQTLKSYGSIIKNEEMEGLYEKLLPILYENIEPTGIFEIQKREDNFDFEAVKSYEYIVYCIITMGDSCTSKINEFFSYGNMKEGMMLDAMASSYLFELSSQLFNHIYAKVKELHLGLSCRISPGDGEIPLKCQKYILDKLDAENFLNLTVNEDYMLSSMRSMAYIYGADKNIKLSKKDHDCSRCPNRNLCSMRKS; encoded by the coding sequence ATGGATGTAATACTGGACTTTGATTTTAAATTAAACAAAGATCAAGTAATACAAACTTTAAAGTCCTATGGCAGTATAATAAAAAATGAAGAAATGGAAGGTTTATATGAGAAACTTCTTCCTATTTTATATGAAAATATAGAACCAACAGGGATATTTGAAATACAAAAAAGAGAGGATAACTTTGACTTTGAAGCTGTAAAAAGTTATGAATACATTGTGTATTGTATTATAACTATGGGTGATAGTTGTACGAGTAAAATAAATGAATTCTTTTCCTATGGAAATATGAAGGAGGGCATGATGCTTGATGCTATGGCTTCATCTTACTTGTTTGAACTCAGTTCCCAACTCTTTAACCACATATATGCTAAAGTTAAAGAGCTGCATTTAGGATTGAGTTGTAGAATATCTCCTGGAGATGGAGAGATTCCTCTTAAATGTCAAAAGTATATACTAGATAAACTAGATGCGGAGAATTTTTTAAATTTGACTGTAAATGAAGACTATATGCTTTCTTCCATGCGCTCTATGGCATATATATATGGAGCTGATAAAAATATAAAATTAAGTAAAAAAGACCATGACTGTTCCAGATGCCCAAATAGAAATTTGTGCAGTATGAGAAAAAGCTAA
- a CDS encoding cell wall-binding repeat-containing protein, with protein sequence MLSKKVITTLIISTALIFSKTTVINAQSQSPTITRLSGPNRYSTNMKIADYGWSGHSDYAIIVSGENFPDAICAAPLSAKYNAPLLMTDGNTLSPEIQNKLTSLGVKNIFLIGGTGAVSSEIENELTQKNLNVKRLGGATRIETSIEIAKEVGGNQLFVVSSESFADALSISSYASSKAEPIVLTPKSDIPDVLKDYLSTLKPSKTYVIGGQGVIPDDTASYFGDYERLSGQSRYDTNANVIKEFYDLSKVQKIYVAAGINYPDGLSISPLAAKNNSPVILVNDDMSSDQIRMVRNNKATLKECVVVGGEDVTPDYLINRFFVDSKDITPDDFINSYNSQASSDELAAFKGIALGISLYPNNYNLKTAFDSDAYHLLDTAVSIHNQGNYDSALNIYNYLLQLPVPENIKINATVYKNVAASKNPIISKYIYKESSKDIVQNAVEMYSKLNFNFDNPITYKAMSDYLDFFTSDHFNKSDILSFDDNGIPIVTYREFGAQYNYVTICQYALYLHTKYLHGDTSVLSQFIKCTDFLLDHMDSDGSFRYKFPYYSYESLGTNWTSSMAQGEALNVFSRAYEITHDHKYIDAGNKAFNYLITPISQGGVMDTLGSLDPRFKSDIFFQEYVNTTPTYTLNGYMFTLLGIYDWNQLSKTVSDISGDQTSYYFNEGIKTLKVVLPYYDIGGFTSYDLSHLMTSRDANPALDYHKVHIDLLEAIYSITGDNYFMDIRNQWVNYIKH encoded by the coding sequence ATGTTATCTAAAAAAGTTATAACTACTTTAATAATTTCTACAGCATTAATATTTTCAAAAACTACTGTAATCAATGCTCAGTCTCAAAGTCCAACTATAACAAGATTATCTGGCCCGAACAGATACTCAACTAATATGAAAATAGCTGACTATGGCTGGAGCGGTCATTCTGATTATGCAATTATTGTTTCAGGTGAAAACTTTCCAGATGCAATTTGTGCTGCACCTTTAAGTGCCAAGTACAATGCACCTTTATTAATGACAGATGGAAACACTTTAAGTCCTGAAATACAAAATAAATTGACAAGCCTAGGCGTTAAAAATATATTTTTAATTGGTGGGACAGGCGCTGTTTCAAGTGAAATAGAAAATGAATTAACCCAAAAAAATTTAAATGTAAAAAGATTGGGTGGAGCTACAAGAATTGAAACTTCCATTGAAATTGCAAAAGAAGTTGGAGGTAATCAGCTATTTGTTGTTTCATCAGAAAGTTTTGCAGATGCATTATCCATTTCATCCTATGCTTCAAGTAAAGCTGAACCTATTGTTTTAACTCCTAAAAGTGATATTCCTGATGTACTTAAAGACTATTTAAGTACTTTAAAACCTTCAAAAACCTATGTGATTGGTGGACAAGGTGTTATTCCTGACGATACCGCTTCTTACTTTGGTGATTATGAAAGACTAAGTGGTCAAAGCAGATATGATACAAATGCAAATGTAATTAAAGAATTTTATGATCTTTCAAAAGTACAAAAAATATACGTAGCAGCAGGAATAAACTATCCAGATGGACTATCTATTTCTCCTCTAGCTGCCAAAAATAATTCACCTGTAATACTCGTAAATGACGATATGTCTTCCGACCAGATTAGAATGGTTAGAAACAATAAAGCTACACTAAAAGAGTGTGTGGTTGTAGGTGGAGAAGATGTTACTCCAGACTATCTAATAAATAGATTTTTTGTGGATTCAAAAGACATCACACCTGATGACTTTATTAACTCCTATAATAGTCAGGCTTCTTCTGATGAATTAGCTGCTTTTAAGGGCATAGCTTTAGGTATTTCATTATATCCTAACAATTATAATTTAAAGACAGCCTTTGACAGTGATGCATACCATTTGCTAGATACTGCAGTAAGCATTCATAATCAAGGGAATTATGACTCAGCTTTAAACATTTATAATTATTTACTTCAATTGCCAGTACCTGAAAATATTAAAATTAATGCTACTGTATACAAAAATGTTGCAGCATCAAAAAATCCTATAATAAGTAAATATATCTATAAGGAAAGTTCTAAAGATATAGTTCAAAATGCCGTAGAAATGTACAGCAAACTTAATTTTAATTTTGATAATCCAATTACGTATAAAGCTATGTCGGATTATTTAGATTTCTTTACAAGTGATCATTTTAATAAATCTGATATATTAAGTTTTGATGACAATGGAATTCCAATAGTAACCTATAGGGAATTTGGTGCTCAATACAATTATGTGACAATATGCCAATATGCACTTTATCTTCATACAAAATATTTACATGGAGATACATCTGTATTAAGTCAATTTATAAAATGTACCGATTTTCTCCTCGATCACATGGATAGTGATGGAAGTTTTAGATATAAATTTCCTTATTACTCCTATGAATCTCTTGGAACTAATTGGACTTCAAGTATGGCTCAAGGTGAAGCATTAAATGTTTTTTCTCGTGCTTACGAAATAACTCACGATCATAAATATATTGATGCCGGTAACAAAGCTTTTAACTATTTGATAACACCAATAAGTCAAGGTGGCGTTATGGACACTCTTGGAAGCCTGGACCCTAGATTTAAAAGTGATATATTCTTTCAAGAGTATGTGAATACAACACCTACTTATACATTAAATGGATACATGTTTACATTACTAGGTATATATGACTGGAATCAACTTTCAAAAACAGTATCTGACATAAGTGGTGATCAAACAAGTTATTATTTCAATGAAGGCATTAAAACCTTGAAAGTAGTATTACCTTACTATGACATAGGTGGTTTCACCAGTTATGATTTAAGCCATCTAATGACATCTAGGGATGCTAATCCTGCTTTAGATTATCACAAGGTTCATATAGATTTACTAGAAGCAATTTACTCTATAACAGGTGATAATTACTTTATGGATATTAGAAATCAATGGGTTAACTACATTAAACATTAA
- a CDS encoding FAD-dependent oxidoreductase translates to MREFETDVVVVGGGASGLAAAVTAAENGAKVMVLEKANTTGGCANMAMGPLGVETRMQRERLIDISVDRAFNKFMEYSHWRSDARLIRRYLEQSAGTIEWLENMGVEFALPSKYFPASEATWHIVKPKTGKPGLRAAATMIKIMTERAEELGVKILLETPVKSIIKDQGEVIGVTASDKDGELEVYAGAVIIGTGGFGDNPDFIKKYVGLEWGKDLFSYRIPGLTGDGIQMAWDAGASKDFMTMEMVFFAPNTGGYAPIELPFRQPNLLVNLDGERFINEEVIENPVFTANAIEKQKKKIAYSIIDEELIKHYEEKGLDLINVVTSSMDMSYFRQEEEEAKKNGSDVLFIADSIEELAEKTGIDAENLKNTIDTYNSYCDSKDELFHKNPKYLLPIKGSKYYALKLGLSAYGSAGGIKINYNTEVLNDDLNVIKGLYAAGTDANSLYNPDYAFVLPGNSLGFALNSGRIAGSSAVEYIKANLMEEQ, encoded by the coding sequence ATGAGAGAATTTGAAACAGATGTAGTTGTTGTTGGTGGAGGAGCATCAGGGCTAGCTGCAGCAGTTACTGCTGCAGAAAATGGTGCAAAAGTAATGGTGCTTGAAAAAGCTAATACTACAGGTGGATGTGCTAATATGGCAATGGGGCCTCTAGGTGTTGAAACAAGAATGCAAAGAGAAAGACTTATAGATATCTCTGTAGATAGAGCTTTTAATAAGTTCATGGAATATTCTCACTGGAGATCAGATGCAAGATTGATAAGAAGATATTTGGAGCAGTCAGCAGGAACTATTGAATGGTTAGAAAATATGGGAGTAGAATTCGCATTACCTTCAAAGTATTTTCCAGCTTCAGAAGCAACCTGGCATATTGTTAAACCTAAAACAGGGAAACCGGGACTTCGTGCAGCTGCTACTATGATTAAAATTATGACAGAAAGAGCAGAAGAATTAGGCGTTAAAATATTATTAGAAACACCTGTAAAAAGTATTATTAAAGATCAAGGAGAAGTAATTGGCGTAACAGCTAGTGATAAAGATGGTGAATTAGAAGTATATGCTGGAGCAGTTATCATCGGTACAGGTGGATTTGGTGATAATCCAGACTTTATTAAGAAGTATGTTGGACTTGAATGGGGAAAAGATTTGTTCTCATATAGAATTCCTGGATTAACTGGAGATGGAATCCAGATGGCTTGGGATGCTGGTGCTTCAAAAGATTTTATGACTATGGAAATGGTATTTTTTGCTCCTAACACTGGTGGATATGCTCCTATAGAGTTACCTTTCCGTCAACCTAATCTCTTAGTTAACCTGGACGGTGAAAGATTTATAAATGAAGAAGTTATAGAAAATCCTGTATTTACCGCAAATGCTATTGAAAAACAAAAAAAGAAAATTGCATATTCTATAATAGATGAAGAACTAATCAAGCATTATGAAGAAAAGGGCTTAGATCTTATAAATGTGGTTACTTCTAGTATGGATATGAGTTATTTTAGACAAGAAGAAGAAGAAGCTAAGAAAAATGGAAGTGATGTATTATTTATTGCTGATTCTATAGAAGAGTTAGCTGAAAAAACTGGCATTGATGCAGAAAACTTAAAAAATACCATTGATACTTATAATTCTTATTGTGATTCAAAAGATGAGTTATTCCATAAAAATCCTAAATACTTATTACCAATTAAAGGCTCTAAATATTACGCATTAAAACTTGGTTTAAGTGCATATGGAAGTGCTGGCGGTATAAAAATAAACTATAATACTGAAGTTCTTAATGATGATTTAAATGTTATAAAGGGACTTTATGCTGCTGGAACTGATGCTAATTCACTATATAATCCTGATTATGCTTTTGTACTACCTGGAAATTCCCTAGGTTTTGCTTTGAACAGCGGAAGAATAGCAGGGTCTAGCGCTGTTGAATATATTAAAGCAAATCTTATGGAAGAACAATAA
- a CDS encoding NADH-ubiquinone oxidoreductase-F iron-sulfur binding region domain-containing protein, whose amino-acid sequence MALVQRKLWKQASLEEIKDFIIEEYKKQSENPCPVDKMRVFTDSTRRTSCGECVICREGILQLNVITEAISQGKGRDGDIEILTEISDDLILGSCCDYGKEVGKITKRIIEESKEEFEKHIKRKRCDALVCKKFFSYYVAPEKCSGCNKCVEECPQKAVAGSKDLIHIIDSSICDRCGKCTAVCKAAAIQKAGAIIPKLPLEPVAVGSFKIEPQNGGGLMAGRRRRRRS is encoded by the coding sequence ATGGCATTAGTGCAAAGAAAGTTATGGAAACAGGCATCTTTAGAAGAAATTAAGGATTTTATAATTGAAGAATATAAAAAACAGTCAGAAAATCCATGTCCTGTTGATAAAATGAGAGTGTTTACTGATAGTACAAGACGTACAAGCTGTGGAGAATGTGTAATTTGTAGAGAAGGAATATTACAGCTTAATGTAATAACAGAAGCAATTTCTCAAGGTAAGGGACGTGATGGAGACATTGAAATTCTAACTGAAATATCAGATGATTTAATCTTAGGATCATGCTGTGACTATGGTAAAGAGGTTGGAAAAATTACTAAAAGAATAATTGAAGAAAGCAAAGAAGAATTTGAAAAACATATAAAGAGAAAAAGATGTGATGCTTTAGTATGTAAGAAATTTTTCAGTTATTATGTTGCACCAGAAAAATGCAGCGGCTGTAATAAGTGTGTGGAGGAGTGTCCTCAAAAAGCAGTTGCTGGAAGTAAAGATTTAATTCATATAATCGACTCATCTATTTGTGACAGATGTGGAAAATGTACAGCAGTATGTAAAGCAGCAGCAATTCAAAAAGCAGGTGCAATAATACCTAAGCTTCCATTAGAGCCAGTAGCTGTCGGAAGTTTTAAAATAGAGCCACAAAATGGTGGAGGATTAATGGCTGGCAGAAGAAGACGCAGAAGAAGCTAA
- a CDS encoding FAD-dependent oxidoreductase encodes MNTVSITIDGYTLQVDSEKSILSASLEADIYIPHLCHHPDLPDIGACRLCVVEIEGCDEIKTACTTKVEDGMIIHTKTEKLNAMRRLSMELMLANHVDDCTTCPKYLKCELQSLIQYLGVSTSRLRRTLNSVPVNTSNPLIVRDLNRCISCGRCVRMCKEVRGVNVLNYEITEDDRIMVDIRKHNSLKEENCRFCGACVEVCPTGALQDKEGVFKENLNRELNLIPCKAECPANIDVPKYIRYIREGKYQDAIAVIREKAPFPHSLGYVCMAFCESACRRKEINKALSIRELKRFAAEHDEGLWRDKVTFKPKTNKKIAVVGSGPAGLTAAYYLAKCGHEVTVFEKSPVAGGMMSTGIPEYRLPRKAVQDEIAEIERAGVIILTNTEITSLENLKTKGFDKILLAIGTGKGVRLPIPGANYKNVYENIEFLQSVSLKRPLTVGEKVVVLGGGNVAFDCARVAKRLGAKDITMACLENRESMTASDDEIQQGSEEGIKILNSRTFVSIEGSCNIAAGVKCQEVASFSFDENKRLKLEIAPDSEHIIPADTVIFATGQRAEIPEKWNIPTGRGNSIITEDGMKISDSDMYAVGDAVYGTNSVIRAIAAGRKVASAIDIELGGDGVIEDKLTEDIVPNSYIGKDENFLSIERAKNECEDVQSRIKNFKEVNHCLNETSACKESNRCLQCDLRTQIRKPKLWAQYKVK; translated from the coding sequence ATGAATACAGTATCAATTACAATTGATGGTTATACGTTACAAGTAGATTCAGAAAAAAGCATTCTAAGTGCATCACTAGAAGCAGACATATACATTCCTCATTTATGTCATCATCCAGATCTACCTGACATTGGTGCATGTAGATTGTGTGTTGTTGAAATTGAGGGATGTGATGAAATAAAAACAGCCTGTACTACTAAGGTAGAGGACGGAATGATAATACATACAAAAACAGAAAAATTAAATGCAATGAGAAGATTATCCATGGAATTAATGTTAGCCAATCATGTTGACGACTGCACTACTTGTCCTAAATATCTAAAATGTGAATTACAATCATTAATTCAATATTTAGGAGTAAGTACTTCTCGTCTAAGAAGAACACTAAACAGTGTACCTGTAAACACATCTAATCCGCTTATTGTAAGAGATCTAAATAGATGTATATCCTGTGGACGATGCGTAAGAATGTGTAAAGAGGTTCGAGGAGTAAACGTTCTTAACTATGAAATAACAGAAGATGATAGAATCATGGTTGATATTCGGAAGCACAATTCTTTAAAAGAAGAAAACTGCCGTTTCTGTGGAGCTTGCGTAGAAGTATGTCCTACAGGTGCACTTCAGGACAAAGAAGGAGTATTTAAGGAAAATTTAAACCGTGAATTAAATCTTATCCCATGTAAAGCAGAATGCCCAGCAAATATTGATGTTCCAAAATATATTCGATACATTAGAGAAGGAAAATATCAAGATGCCATTGCAGTTATTCGTGAAAAAGCACCTTTTCCACATTCATTAGGGTATGTGTGTATGGCATTTTGCGAAAGTGCCTGTAGAAGAAAAGAAATCAATAAAGCTTTATCCATTAGAGAATTAAAGAGATTTGCAGCAGAGCATGATGAAGGTCTATGGCGTGATAAAGTTACCTTTAAACCTAAAACTAATAAAAAGATTGCAGTTGTAGGTAGTGGACCAGCAGGTTTAACAGCAGCATATTATTTAGCAAAATGCGGACATGAAGTTACAGTATTTGAAAAATCACCAGTAGCTGGAGGAATGATGTCAACTGGCATTCCAGAATATCGTCTTCCAAGAAAAGCTGTTCAGGATGAAATTGCAGAAATAGAGCGTGCAGGAGTTATTATATTGACTAATACAGAAATAACTTCACTTGAGAATTTAAAAACTAAAGGTTTTGATAAGATTTTATTGGCAATAGGAACAGGAAAAGGTGTTAGATTACCAATTCCAGGAGCTAACTACAAAAATGTATATGAAAATATAGAATTTTTACAAAGCGTTTCCCTTAAAAGGCCATTAACTGTAGGTGAAAAAGTAGTAGTTTTAGGTGGTGGAAATGTCGCATTTGACTGTGCAAGAGTAGCAAAAAGATTAGGAGCAAAGGATATTACAATGGCTTGTTTAGAGAATAGAGAATCTATGACTGCAAGCGATGACGAAATACAACAAGGATCAGAAGAAGGAATTAAAATTCTTAATTCAAGAACCTTTGTTTCCATAGAAGGCAGCTGCAATATTGCTGCAGGAGTAAAGTGCCAAGAAGTAGCATCCTTTAGTTTTGATGAAAATAAAAGATTGAAACTTGAAATAGCACCAGATTCAGAACATATAATACCAGCAGATACAGTTATTTTTGCTACAGGGCAAAGAGCAGAAATACCAGAAAAGTGGAATATACCTACTGGACGTGGAAATTCAATTATTACTGAAGATGGAATGAAGATAAGTGATAGTGATATGTATGCAGTTGGTGATGCAGTATATGGAACAAATTCTGTAATTAGGGCAATTGCAGCCGGACGTAAAGTTGCATCTGCTATAGATATTGAACTAGGTGGAGATGGAGTAATTGAAGATAAATTAACAGAAGATATTGTTCCAAATTCATATATAGGTAAAGATGAAAATTTCTTATCCATCGAAAGAGCAAAAAATGAATGTGAAGATGTCCAAAGTCGTATTAAAAATTTCAAGGAAGTAAATCATTGTTTAAATGAAACTTCAGCTTGCAAGGAATCAAATAGATGTTTACAGTGTGATTTACGTACACAAATTAGAAAGCCAAAATTATGGGCTCAGTATAAAGTTAAATAG
- a CDS encoding MerR family transcriptional regulator — protein sequence MRDLYTTGEVSKLMSIPIKALRLYDSMGILKPFRIDENTHYRYYAYDQFFYIDLIRYMNKGLKVSLEEIKFMLNSSDDYEILLECLSKHKVSVEKKIQELQYSSEVITEAINNLKNRDNSAMDLKIYEQYLMSRHVAVKNVNVSIYDIDLYCRRNEDLFESAISAEGNTMCYIYKKKDYKPGTHDLLVSQIGYFTDKRLKNIEYLILPEGRYLCCKFRYSEKLSCQVIYELIKFASNNVINLSDTAIQIFERFDLRAKTKYEYEMEIQVLELGINSVSF from the coding sequence TTGAGAGATTTATATACTACGGGTGAAGTATCTAAGCTAATGAGTATACCTATTAAAGCATTACGTCTTTATGATTCAATGGGTATATTAAAACCTTTTCGTATTGATGAAAATACACATTATCGTTACTATGCTTATGATCAGTTTTTTTATATTGATTTGATTCGCTATATGAATAAAGGTTTAAAAGTATCGTTAGAAGAGATTAAATTTATGTTGAATTCTTCTGATGATTATGAAATCCTTCTAGAGTGTTTATCCAAGCATAAAGTATCTGTTGAGAAAAAAATTCAAGAACTGCAATATTCAAGTGAAGTTATTACAGAGGCAATTAATAACCTTAAAAATAGAGATAACAGTGCTATGGATTTGAAAATATATGAGCAATATCTTATGTCACGTCATGTTGCAGTTAAAAATGTCAATGTTTCAATTTATGATATCGATTTATATTGTAGAAGAAATGAAGACTTATTTGAAAGTGCTATTTCAGCCGAAGGAAATACAATGTGCTATATCTACAAGAAAAAAGATTATAAACCTGGGACACATGATTTACTAGTATCACAGATTGGATACTTTACAGATAAACGTCTTAAAAATATAGAATATCTCATTTTACCTGAAGGTCGCTATTTATGTTGTAAATTTAGATATTCTGAGAAACTTTCCTGTCAGGTTATATATGAACTTATTAAATTTGCAAGTAATAATGTAATTAATTTATCTGATACGGCTATACAGATTTTTGAGCGTTTTGACCTAAGGGCAAAAACTAAATATGAGTATGAAATGGAAATACAAGTGCTGGAACTTGGAATCAATTCAGTATCATTTTAG
- a CDS encoding cyclase family protein, whose protein sequence is MTINVDLWKTLIDLKKCKWVDLTHAFGSDTPKWSGFKAEKIETLFTIEKDGIFVNQYTFPGQYGTHMDAPGHFAAGKRLIEDIELKEMVLPLVVIDCSEKFKENPDYELTLEDLLAFEAEYGIIPEGSFVAMRTDWGKNWPDQEKCSNADSEGNLHYPGWAYETLEFLYETRKIAASGHEPFDTDAPIRQAEYGFKGENYILNQDKYQIEVMTNLDKVPPVGSIIFCVVPKAKNAPGFPVRAFAIVNE, encoded by the coding sequence ATGACAATAAATGTAGATTTGTGGAAAACATTAATTGATTTAAAAAAATGCAAATGGGTTGATTTAACACATGCCTTTGGTTCAGATACACCAAAGTGGTCTGGCTTTAAGGCTGAAAAAATTGAAACTCTTTTTACAATTGAGAAGGATGGTATATTTGTCAATCAATATACTTTCCCAGGACAGTATGGAACACATATGGATGCCCCAGGACACTTTGCAGCAGGTAAAAGACTTATTGAGGATATAGAACTTAAAGAAATGGTTCTTCCTCTTGTAGTTATTGATTGTTCAGAAAAGTTTAAAGAAAATCCTGATTATGAACTTACGCTTGAAGATTTGCTTGCATTTGAAGCTGAGTACGGTATTATTCCAGAAGGTTCTTTTGTGGCAATGAGAACGGATTGGGGTAAAAATTGGCCAGATCAAGAAAAGTGTTCAAATGCAGACAGTGAAGGAAATCTTCATTATCCAGGATGGGCATATGAAACATTGGAGTTTTTATATGAAACACGAAAGATAGCAGCAAGTGGACATGAACCATTTGATACAGATGCTCCAATAAGACAAGCTGAATATGGTTTTAAAGGTGAAAATTATATATTAAATCAAGATAAATATCAAATCGAAGTAATGACGAATTTGGATAAGGTTCCGCCAGTAGGATCAATAATTTTCTGTGTGGTTCCAAAAGCTAAAAATGCTCCAGGATTTCCAGTACGTGCTTTTGCAATAGTTAATGAGTAA
- a CDS encoding ketopantoate reductase family protein has product MIREIKNVSIIGMGAMGCAYSSQIFKNIQDINVKIIAEGKRAERYRKDGFVINGEKYFYDVAEPDEKCEAADLIIVAVKYNQLKEAVTQIKNHVGDNTIIISLLNGITSEEILGEVYGKDKMLYSISAGIDAVREGHQNVKFKNIGYIDFGEESNDILTDKVKTLKEFFNKAKIENKIPKDMIRSLWWKFMVNVGINQTSAVLKANYGVFQREQAAINIMRNAMEEVILVSQKAGVNLTEEDIEDWVKVLNKLSPEGKTSMCQDIMAKRKTEIEIFGGTVVELGKKYNVLTPINSTLTDIIKVTESLY; this is encoded by the coding sequence ATGATTAGAGAAATAAAAAATGTATCTATAATTGGAATGGGTGCAATGGGATGTGCTTATTCAAGCCAAATTTTTAAAAATATACAAGATATTAACGTAAAGATAATTGCTGAAGGAAAAAGAGCTGAGAGGTATAGAAAAGATGGCTTTGTAATAAATGGAGAGAAATACTTTTATGATGTTGCAGAACCAGATGAAAAATGTGAGGCTGCAGATTTAATAATAGTTGCAGTAAAGTATAATCAATTAAAAGAAGCAGTTACTCAGATTAAAAATCATGTAGGTGATAATACCATTATAATATCTCTGTTAAATGGGATTACCAGTGAAGAAATACTTGGAGAAGTTTATGGAAAGGATAAAATGCTTTATTCAATATCAGCAGGAATAGATGCAGTAAGGGAAGGGCATCAAAATGTAAAATTTAAAAATATTGGATATATAGATTTTGGTGAGGAAAGTAATGATATATTAACGGACAAGGTCAAAACCCTTAAAGAATTTTTCAATAAGGCTAAAATTGAAAACAAGATTCCAAAGGATATGATTAGATCATTGTGGTGGAAATTCATGGTTAATGTAGGCATTAACCAAACATCAGCTGTTTTAAAGGCAAATTATGGTGTATTTCAAAGAGAACAAGCTGCCATAAATATAATGAGAAATGCTATGGAAGAAGTTATTTTAGTATCTCAAAAGGCAGGAGTTAATCTCACAGAAGAAGATATAGAAGATTGGGTGAAGGTTTTAAATAAACTGTCACCTGAGGGAAAAACTTCAATGTGCCAGGATATAATGGCTAAAAGAAAAACAGAGATTGAGATTTTTGGTGGGACAGTAGTAGAGCTTGGCAAGAAGTACAATGTTTTAACACCTATAAATAGTACACTTACCGATATTATTAAGGTTACAGAATCCTTGTACTAA